In Citrus sinensis cultivar Valencia sweet orange chromosome 2, DVS_A1.0, whole genome shotgun sequence, a single genomic region encodes these proteins:
- the LOC102620678 gene encoding protein argonaute 2 isoform X6 → MEREGYRGRGRGRGGRDGGSRGGRTGGGDFRDHQPRPQQPQWRRSAPSPGHGSSSPPVRPWSGPMSPAVRAPSPQPRPQSPPGPSAAPVVRPPVGEIQKLKISEPVASSSSSSSQNATRYTPIKRPDRGGTLAIRTVNIFVNHFLVNFSPESIIRHYDIDVKPDIGPNHGRPVKLSKTVLAIVRNKLCEDYPDQFPLSMTAYDGEKNIFSAIELPTGKFNVKFLEGEDMKYRTYILTLKLVNELKLCKLNEYLKGNLFSIPRDILQAIDIVMKENPTRCMISVGRSFHPVEPLPDDYLGYGLTASRGFEHGLKPTSQGLVSCLDYSVLAFRKRLPVIDFLAEHINFDVNHFRDWREVEDALEGLKVTVIHRQTKQKYSIAGLTRETTRRLSFTLADPEGRDPPREVRLVDYFREKYGKDIMYKDIPCLDLGRNNQKNYVPMEFCVLVEGQIYPKEYLDRDTGLFLKNMSLAKPGDRQSMISQMVRSRIGPCGGEITRNFGIDVNTNMTNVVGRVLGPPELKLGALGGKASRITVDNEKCHWNLVGGRAVVEGTRIDRWAVVDFSASERYDKLNQDQFIDKIIARCKTLGMSMEGPVLCQSASMRLFSNVGGLHELLEGITSRAYKIGKGHLQILICAMSRKDDGYKYLKWISDTKVGVVTQCCLSTTANKGKGQDQYLANLALKINAKLGGSNAELIDRLPYFNGEDHVMFLGADVNHPRAKDKTSPSIAAVVATVNWPAVNRYVARVRPQDHRTEKILNFAEMCLELFKYYVQLNKVRPQKIVVFRDGVSEGQFDMVLNEELVPLKKAFRSMDYQPTITLIVAQKRHQTRLFPKGRVDGTSSGNVPPGTVVDTIIVHPFEFDFYLCSHYGSLGTSKPTYYRVLWDEHRFTSDQLQELIYNMCFTFARCTKPVSLVPPVYYADLAAYRGRLYCDAVMEGQSPASVSSSPSSLTSTSLSSEASFDERSYKLHADLENTMYFI, encoded by the exons ATGGAGAGAGAAGGCTACAGAGGAAGAGGCCGCGGAAGAGGCGGAAGAGACGGCGGTTCCAGAGGCGGAAGAACCGGCGGTGGAGACTTTCGTGATCATCAGCCTCGACCTCAGCAGCCTCAATGGCGGAGATCGGCTCCGTCCCCGGGACACGGCAGTTCTTCCCCGCCGGTGAGACCGTGGTCTGGACCGATGTCTCCTGCCGTCAGAGCTCCGTCGCCACAGCCACGGCCTCAGTCTCCGCCCGGCCCTTCTGCTGCACCGGTTGTTCGACCTCCTGTTGGCG aaattcaaaaattgaagATCTCGGAGCCGGTggcttcatcttcttcttcatcttcacaAAATGCAACCAGATATACTCCAATTAAACGCCCAGATAGAGGTGGCACACTTGCCATCCGAACTGTCAACATTTTCGTCAACCATTTTCTAGTCAATTTTTCTCCTGAGAGTATCATTAGACATTATGACATTGATGTTAAACCTGACATAGGCCCCAATCATGGTCGGCCTGTGAAATTGTCCAAGACTGTTTTGGCTATTGTCAGGAACAAGTTGTGCGAGGACTACCCTGATCAGTTTCCTCTGTCGATGACCGCTTATGATGGTGAGAAGAATATATTCAGTGCTATTGAATTGCCAACTGGTAAATTTAATGTGAAGTTCCTAGAAGGAGAAGACATGAAGTATCGTACTTACATATTGACCTTAAAGCTTGTGAATGAGCTGAAGCTTTGCAAGTTGAACGAGTACTTGAAGGGGAATCTCTTTTCCATTCCCCGTGATATATTACAAGCAATCGATATAGTAATGAAGGAGAATCCTACTCGGTGTATGATTTCTGTTGGTCGAAGTTTCCATCCTGTTGAACCTCTTCCAGATGATTACCTTGGGTATGGCCTCACAGCATCTAGAGGGTTCGAACATGGCCTGAAGCCCACCTCCCAGGGTTTGGTATCGTGTTTGGACTACTCTGTTTTGGCATTTCGTAAGCGTTTGCCAGTTATAGATTTTTTGGCGGAGCACATTAATTTTGATGTGAATCATTTTAGAGATTGGAGGGAAGTTGAGGATGCATTGGAAGGCTTGAAAGTTACAGTGATTCACCGTCAGACCAAACAAAAGTACAGTATTGCTGGGTTGACTAGGGAGACCACACGGCGTCTTTCATTCACTCTTGCAGACCCAGAGGGCAGGGATCCACCAAGAGAAGTCAGACTTGTTGATTATTTCAGGGAAAAGTATGGCAAGGATATTATGTACAAAGATATTCCTTGCTTAGATTTAGGaagaaataatcaaaaaaACTATGTGCCTATGGAGTTCTGTGTCTTAGTTGAAGGGCAGATATATCCAAAAGAGTATCTGGATAGAGATACTGGTTTATTTTTGAAGAATATGTCACTGGCTAAGCCAGGGGATAGACAGAGCATGATATCTCAAATGGTACGGTCAAGAATTGGACCATGCGG AGGGGAGATCACTCGTAACTTTGGTATTGATGTTAATACAAACATGACCAATGTGGTAGGACGAGTCCTTGGCCCACCGGAATTGAAGCTAGGTGCTCTTGGTGGAAAGGCGTCAAGGATAACCGTTGATAATGAGAAATGTCACTGGAATCTTGTTGGAGGAAGAGCTGTTGTGGAAGGAACACGAATCGATCGATGGGCTGTAGTTGACTTCAGCGCTTCTGAACGATATGATAAACTGAATCAAGAccaatttattgataaaattatcgCTCGGTGCAAGACTCTAGGCATGAGCATGGAGGGGCCTGTCTTATGTCAATCTGCTTCAATGCGTCTGTTCTCTAATGTTGGAGGGCTTCATGAACTCCTTGAAGGGATTACTTCAAGGGCTTATAAAATTGGCAAAGGTCATCTGCAGATTCTTATTTGTGCAATGTCTCGGAAGGATGACGGTTACAAGTATCTCAAGTGGATTTCTGATACTAAAGTTGGTGTGGTGACTCAGTGTTGTTTGTCCACGACTGCCAACAAAGGTAAAGGTCAAGATCAATATCTTGCCAATCTTGCACTCAAGATCAATGCGAAGCTTGGAGGCAGCAACGCAGAGCTCATTGACAGGCTGCCTTACTTCAATGGTGAAGACCATGTTATGTTTTTAGGTGCAGATGTTAATCATCCTCGTGCGAAAGACAAAACTAGTCCATCTATAGCAGCTGTTGTTGCCACTGTAAATTGGCCTGCTGTGAACAGATATGTGGCGAGGGTGCGGCCCCAAGATCATAGGACAGAGAAAATTCTGAATTTTGCTGAGATGTGCTTGGagctttttaaatattatgttcAGTTGAATAAAGTTAGACCACAAAAGATTGTAGTGTTTCGAGATGGTGTAAGCGAGGGCCAGTTCGATATGGTTCTCAATGAAGAGTTGGTACCACTCAAGAAGGCATTCAGATCAATGGATTACCAACCAACTATCACACTTATTGTGGCCCAGAAACGACATCAGACTCGTCTATTTCCTAAGGGTAGGGTGGATGGAACCTCCAGTGGCAATGTGCCACCGGGAACAGTTGTGGACACAATAATTGTGCACCCCTTTGAGTTTGATTTTTACCTTTGTAGCCACTACGGAAGCCTTGGAACAAGCAAGCCCACTTACTACCGTGTCTTATGGGATGAGCACAGGTTTACTTCTGATCAGTTGCAGGAGCTCATATATAACATGTGCTTCACCTTTGCTCGGTGTACTAAGCCTGTGTCATTGGTACCGCCCGTGTACTATGCCGACCTTGCTGCGTACAGAGGGCGCTTGTACTGTGATGCAGTAATGGAGGGGCAATCTCCAGCTTCAGTGTCATCATCGCCTTCATCTTTGACTTCAACATCGCTGTCATCGGAAGCTTCATTTGATGAGAGATCCTACAAGTTGCACGCAGACCTGGAAAACactatgtattttatttga